Within Tribolium castaneum strain GA2 chromosome 10, icTriCast1.1, whole genome shotgun sequence, the genomic segment gCCATTTATCTTCACATTTCTTGGGTTATTGATGGACAATTTAAAGAACGCGGACTCAAAAGTTTGGACAAAATAGAttgtcaattaaaaaataagagctTAAAAGCATAATTCTTTTCCACAGACTTAATCCGCGTCGTGCGCTCGCCGACGCACCACCTGGGCTTCAATAAAGGTTTCGGTGGCGGTTACGGTGGCGGCGGCGGATTTGGCGGTGGAGGTGGAtttggcggcggcggcggcttTGGAGGTGGTTTCGGTGGCGGAtttggcggcggcggcggtggAGGTTTGGGAGGACTCAAAGGAAAATTACTCGGCGGCGGATTGGGAGGCGGATATGGAGGCAAAGGAGGATACTATGGAGGAGGGCCCGGTTATGGAGGCTCCGGTTTTGGAGGCTCGAGTGCCACTGCCAACGCACAGTCCTCCAGTTTTAGAGGCGGCGGCTTC encodes:
- the LOC103314880 gene encoding acanthoscurrin-2, yielding MKPVLVLALVLPLALCDTYDLIRVVRSPTHHLGFNKGFGGGYGGGGGFGGGGGFGGGGGFGGGFGGGFGGGGGGGLGGLKGKLLGGGLGGGYGGKGGYYGGGPGYGGSGFGGSSATANAQSSSFRGGGFGGSQASASASAQSFGGGYGRR